Proteins found in one Archaeoglobus neptunius genomic segment:
- a CDS encoding ubiquitin-like small modifier protein 1, with product MNMARVKVKLFANFREAAGVKEIELEGERVEDVLDSLVERFPQLGEMFYEGGTLRDYVHIMVNGRNVRGDLGYSLNDGDVVAIFPPVSGG from the coding sequence ATGAATATGGCAAGGGTAAAGGTTAAGCTGTTTGCCAACTTCAGAGAGGCTGCTGGAGTGAAGGAGATTGAGTTAGAGGGGGAGAGGGTAGAGGATGTACTGGACAGCCTTGTCGAGAGGTTTCCCCAACTCGGAGAAATGTTCTACGAGGGTGGAACGCTGAGGGATTATGTTCACATCATGGTAAATGGCAGGAACGTGAGAGGGGATCTCGGTTACTCACTGAATGATGGAGATGTTGTGGCAATCTTTCCGCCTGTGAGTGGGGGTTAG
- a CDS encoding radical SAM/SPASM domain-containing protein: protein MPDIVQVEVSTKCQLNCLMCPLSAFKDVWTGKNMEMDVFLSIPFKRFRYAHLQGWGEPLLNPSIGDMIELASKYCSVGLTTNGLLIEKHIDTLLKTDLVAVSVGGGKASVHEDVRKSSLEKILNGIKTLSEQRVNKRPRIVIPTLMLRNTIKSLPQLIDLAHQHGADEVIANNFDYIPTRHHARFRVFGTKASPEVEEAISEAEKRAEELGIGFTARPRVMEEALVCAENPVNNCLVTVDGKIAPCVYLHLPTSSDYISRYFEGREFLVPKVYFGTVQDFDRVWGNRNYRTFRRMFERRLSLLRQFFSFSPSPLPDVCKTCYKAYSV from the coding sequence ATGCCGGATATCGTTCAGGTTGAGGTTTCCACAAAATGTCAGCTTAACTGCCTCATGTGTCCCCTTTCCGCCTTCAAAGATGTATGGACTGGAAAGAATATGGAAATGGACGTATTCCTGTCAATTCCATTCAAAAGGTTTCGCTATGCGCACCTTCAGGGATGGGGAGAACCCCTGCTTAATCCCTCTATCGGAGATATGATTGAGCTGGCATCGAAGTACTGCAGTGTTGGTTTGACCACCAACGGTCTGCTCATTGAAAAGCACATCGATACCCTGCTCAAAACAGACCTTGTTGCTGTTTCAGTTGGGGGTGGAAAGGCGTCAGTGCACGAAGATGTCAGGAAAAGCAGTCTTGAGAAGATCCTGAATGGGATAAAAACGCTATCGGAACAGCGAGTAAACAAAAGACCTAGAATCGTTATACCAACCCTTATGCTCAGAAACACCATCAAAAGCCTTCCCCAACTCATCGACCTCGCCCATCAGCACGGGGCAGATGAGGTCATAGCGAACAACTTTGATTACATCCCCACTCGTCATCATGCGAGGTTCAGGGTTTTCGGGACTAAGGCGAGTCCTGAAGTTGAGGAAGCAATCAGTGAGGCAGAAAAAAGGGCAGAAGAGCTTGGAATTGGTTTCACAGCCAGACCGAGAGTTATGGAAGAGGCTCTCGTCTGTGCGGAGAATCCCGTGAATAACTGTCTTGTGACGGTTGATGGTAAAATCGCCCCCTGTGTTTATCTGCATTTGCCAACTTCATCGGATTACATTTCGAGGTACTTTGAAGGCAGGGAGTTTCTGGTTCCGAAGGTGTACTTCGGTACGGTGCAGGATTTTGACAGAGTGTGGGGAAATCGAAACTACCGAACTTTCAGAAGGATGTTTGAAAGGAGGCTTTCCCTTCTGAGGCAGTTTTTCTCCTTCAGCCCCTCACCACTGCCTGACGTGTGCAAAACCTGCTACAAGGCATACTCAGTGTAA
- a CDS encoding Lrp/AsnC family transcriptional regulator: MDSEELEVLKMLEENSRMSNEEIAEVLALPVERVEEIVRKFEDERVVLKYKAIVDWEKVQEDFVYALINVKVSLTRERGYDDIAKRIAKFPEVHAVRLVSGEYDFQVVVRGKSLKDVAFFVAEKISTIPEVRDTFTHFVLRTYKEEGVNLFSDEEDRRLAFVP; this comes from the coding sequence GTGGACAGCGAAGAGTTAGAAGTCCTGAAAATGCTGGAAGAAAACAGCAGGATGAGCAACGAGGAAATAGCGGAAGTTCTGGCTTTGCCTGTTGAAAGGGTTGAGGAGATTGTGAGGAAGTTCGAGGATGAGAGAGTGGTGCTCAAATACAAGGCGATTGTTGACTGGGAAAAGGTTCAGGAGGATTTTGTTTATGCTTTAATAAACGTTAAGGTTTCTCTCACAAGAGAAAGAGGTTATGATGATATTGCCAAGAGAATAGCGAAGTTTCCCGAGGTTCATGCGGTGAGACTTGTGAGCGGTGAGTACGACTTTCAGGTTGTTGTCAGGGGAAAGAGTCTGAAAGATGTTGCGTTTTTTGTTGCAGAAAAGATTTCCACGATTCCTGAGGTTCGTGATACGTTCACACATTTTGTTCTGAGAACCTACAAAGAGGAGGGCGTAAATCTGTTTAGCGATGAGGAAGACAGGAGGCTTGCCTTTGTCCCGTAG
- a CDS encoding pyridoxal phosphate-dependent aminotransferase, which produces MRKTGGLPLSRRVAKRVDELKPSGIRRFFDLVVGRDDIISLGVGEPDFPVSWRIREEMIYSLEKGYTSYTSNLGLPELREGIAEYYTRFGVKALPEQVLITSGVSEGVDLAIRTLIEPGDVALIPEPCYVSYKPLVEICGGEAVTIPTIPEFKLTYEILMEYADSKPKILILNYPSNPTGVSYTKKELEEIADAANELDLIILSDEIYAELTYTGKHVSLASLNGMEDRVVIFNGFSKAFAMTGMRIGYVIAPPDIFAGMLKIHQYCMLCAPITGQIGAVEALKSLDEVDRVRAEYMRRRNFVYKKLSEIFEIKRPDGTFYAFPNISSTGMSSEEFAEGLLMKKNVAVVPGNAFGECGEGYVRLAFAVKFDKLKEAMERIREYVDEYGKGKG; this is translated from the coding sequence ATGAGGAAGACAGGAGGCTTGCCTTTGTCCCGTAGAGTTGCGAAAAGGGTTGATGAGCTGAAACCGTCGGGAATACGGAGATTTTTCGACTTAGTTGTAGGAAGGGATGATATAATATCCCTTGGTGTGGGAGAACCCGATTTTCCTGTTTCATGGAGGATAAGGGAGGAGATGATCTACTCCTTGGAGAAGGGTTACACGTCCTACACTTCAAATCTCGGACTGCCTGAGTTGAGAGAGGGGATTGCCGAATACTACACAAGATTTGGTGTTAAAGCTCTTCCGGAACAGGTGCTGATAACTTCGGGTGTCAGCGAAGGTGTGGACCTTGCCATCAGGACTCTGATCGAGCCGGGAGACGTTGCCCTGATCCCCGAACCGTGTTACGTGAGTTACAAACCTCTGGTCGAGATCTGTGGAGGTGAGGCGGTAACGATTCCAACCATTCCTGAGTTCAAGCTCACGTACGAAATACTCATGGAATACGCCGATTCTAAGCCGAAAATTCTTATTCTCAACTACCCATCAAACCCGACGGGTGTCAGCTATACAAAGAAGGAGCTTGAAGAAATTGCAGATGCGGCAAATGAGTTGGATTTAATCATCCTGTCAGATGAAATCTATGCTGAGCTTACCTATACCGGAAAGCATGTGTCCCTTGCATCTCTCAACGGTATGGAGGATAGGGTTGTCATATTCAACGGTTTTTCAAAGGCTTTTGCAATGACCGGAATGAGGATCGGATACGTAATCGCACCACCTGACATATTTGCCGGAATGCTCAAGATACACCAGTATTGCATGCTATGCGCACCCATCACAGGTCAGATAGGGGCTGTTGAAGCTTTGAAAAGTCTCGATGAAGTGGATAGGGTGAGGGCGGAGTACATGAGAAGAAGAAATTTCGTTTACAAGAAACTCAGCGAAATTTTTGAGATTAAGAGACCGGATGGAACGTTTTATGCCTTTCCGAATATTTCTTCGACTGGAATGTCGAGTGAGGAGTTCGCTGAAGGCCTTCTGATGAAAAAGAACGTTGCTGTTGTACCCGGAAATGCGTTTGGAGAGTGTGGAGAGGGTTATGTAAGGCTGGCCTTTGCCGTTAAGTTCGACAAGCTGAAGGAGGCAATGGAGAGGATAAGGGAGTATGTTGATGAATATGGCAAGGGTAAAGGTTAA
- a CDS encoding PAS domain S-box protein, with amino-acid sequence MRLFGKFLLLLLFISALSLALGISVVEISGIDVSHYIYVSIVIAIVALFVAGSILEPIERMNEAFRKVVSGELDRVKVETGDEFEELARTFNWMVEELERERKSLKESEERFRSVVEEIDGWLFELNENYEITYTSPNVKDYMGYSDEEITGRKITDVVESFPIEKLEKENKFEFEFLGLNGTLHSFEVTVKRANGIYRCFARNISHRKRIERELAFFREILEHSVDAIVILDTDSRIMVWNRGAEMMFGYSAEEAIGKPLTFLLPREQWEQCRRNFRKAVLEGHVKDIESLRIRKDGSTLIVDQTLTSIYDSSNELVGFVAIMRDITRRKKAEIDLKNTCEELERRTREILEVQKELMHLANIVENSNDAIYSVNMDGVITSWNRTAEKLFGWTKSEAIGMNSSELLPDEIKSETEFIIRRLRSGEEDLRFETRRLRKDGRVIDVEVTISPLFDEQRELTGFSVISRDVSLKKESEREAERRMLKYEVEKGRVYFAESFDLAVDVINDLIKCGYTGKVISRRYPELIGVHEDNHLMLAERRKERTLEPDPEKIYREIVNMPGWKNAVLLDLDYLLLKRNFEEVYELLQKLKDVFFVLNKGVLVVVSDSDLIGENEMKLLRMECAVIKAKDIELPNEIFDVLRYIYSKNRMGIRPSIKDVMSNFNITRNTAKKRITHLIDKGLIKIIKDGRLKTLEVTDEAKEMLRAV; translated from the coding sequence ATGAGGCTGTTCGGTAAATTCTTACTGCTGCTTCTTTTCATTTCCGCTTTATCCCTCGCACTGGGAATTTCAGTTGTTGAAATAAGTGGAATTGACGTTTCCCATTACATCTATGTTTCCATAGTGATCGCAATAGTAGCACTGTTCGTGGCGGGCAGCATTCTCGAGCCGATCGAAAGGATGAATGAGGCATTCAGAAAGGTTGTCTCCGGTGAGCTTGACCGGGTTAAGGTCGAAACGGGAGACGAATTTGAAGAACTGGCAAGAACATTTAACTGGATGGTCGAAGAGCTTGAACGGGAAAGAAAATCGCTCAAAGAGAGCGAAGAAAGATTTAGAAGTGTTGTGGAGGAGATTGATGGCTGGTTGTTTGAGCTTAATGAAAATTACGAGATCACATACACAAGTCCTAATGTAAAAGACTATATGGGTTATTCGGATGAAGAAATCACCGGAAGAAAGATAACTGACGTTGTTGAGAGCTTTCCAATCGAAAAGCTCGAAAAAGAAAATAAGTTTGAGTTTGAGTTTCTGGGACTCAACGGCACCCTCCATTCTTTTGAGGTGACTGTAAAGAGGGCAAACGGTATATACAGATGTTTTGCCAGAAATATCAGTCACAGAAAGAGAATAGAAAGAGAACTGGCCTTTTTCAGAGAAATTCTAGAGCATTCGGTTGATGCCATTGTGATTCTGGACACGGACAGCAGGATAATGGTATGGAACAGAGGGGCAGAAATGATGTTTGGATACTCTGCTGAAGAGGCGATTGGTAAACCCCTAACATTTCTGCTGCCGAGAGAGCAGTGGGAGCAGTGCAGGAGAAACTTCAGGAAAGCCGTTCTGGAGGGACACGTAAAGGACATAGAATCCCTGAGAATAAGAAAAGACGGGAGCACGCTCATCGTGGATCAGACCCTCACAAGCATCTACGACTCCTCAAATGAGCTCGTCGGGTTCGTGGCCATTATGAGAGACATAACCAGAAGGAAAAAGGCGGAAATTGATCTCAAAAATACCTGTGAAGAACTGGAGAGAAGAACCAGAGAAATTCTCGAGGTTCAGAAAGAGCTCATGCATCTGGCCAATATTGTTGAGAATTCCAACGATGCAATTTACTCAGTAAACATGGACGGTGTGATCACAAGCTGGAACAGAACTGCAGAGAAGCTTTTTGGATGGACCAAAAGCGAGGCAATTGGAATGAACTCTTCTGAACTACTTCCGGACGAAATAAAAAGCGAAACAGAGTTCATAATCAGAAGATTGAGGAGTGGTGAGGAGGATTTGAGATTCGAAACGCGCAGACTCAGGAAAGATGGCAGAGTTATTGATGTTGAGGTTACGATCTCACCGCTGTTTGATGAGCAAAGAGAACTCACAGGTTTCTCAGTAATATCACGAGATGTTTCACTTAAAAAGGAGAGCGAAAGAGAAGCAGAGAGAAGAATGCTCAAATATGAGGTCGAAAAAGGCAGGGTTTACTTTGCCGAAAGTTTCGATCTGGCCGTTGATGTGATAAACGATCTGATAAAATGCGGGTACACTGGAAAGGTGATCAGCAGAAGATATCCTGAGCTGATTGGTGTTCATGAGGACAACCATCTCATGCTGGCAGAAAGAAGGAAAGAGAGAACTCTTGAACCGGATCCTGAGAAAATCTACAGAGAGATAGTCAACATGCCCGGCTGGAAAAACGCTGTACTGCTCGATCTCGACTACCTTTTGCTAAAAAGAAATTTTGAAGAAGTATACGAGCTTCTGCAAAAGCTGAAAGATGTCTTCTTTGTTCTGAACAAGGGTGTTCTTGTTGTTGTATCCGACAGCGATTTGATAGGTGAGAATGAAATGAAACTTCTGAGGATGGAGTGCGCTGTAATCAAGGCCAAGGACATTGAGCTGCCGAACGAAATTTTCGATGTGCTGAGATACATCTACTCCAAAAACAGAATGGGGATCAGACCCTCGATAAAGGATGTGATGTCCAATTTTAACATAACAAGAAATACTGCCAAAAAAAGGATCACACACCTTATAGATAAGGGGCTAATTAAAATTATTAAAGATGGAAGATTGAAGACTCTGGAGGTCACAGATGAGGCAAAGGAGATGTTGAGGGCGGTCTGA
- a CDS encoding PQQ-binding-like beta-propeller repeat protein, protein MYRLWKYNTGEISGITIAEDHILVSSGNRLLCFDLDGLSWRHDMHTTFYRDPYGDVAITALDAGQSLAAVGTNFMDGKLYLYTIDGELLWEHQFATTASLGWRPEDVTAVKLGNDVVAAGTEFMNEYVYVYTHKRKRVFQKRVAGRVEDFLFLKDRIIAGTDRYLYVFSRKGEPKWTFSIPVKKLVAFGNGVIVLNRNEAILFELNNNVTEIWRIHASNPDVSAGREFVLLSSGNLLRCITKDGEVLWEKTLDAPAVSLHCEDRMYVGAKNTILVLSENGETEERLKVDGVPLKFGDGLVAVSNKSLSLYSLH, encoded by the coding sequence ATGTACAGGCTCTGGAAGTATAATACAGGAGAAATATCCGGTATAACCATCGCTGAAGATCACATTCTGGTAAGTTCAGGAAACAGACTCCTGTGCTTCGATTTAGATGGGCTTTCATGGAGACATGATATGCACACAACCTTCTACAGAGATCCCTACGGTGATGTTGCCATAACCGCACTGGATGCTGGGCAATCACTCGCAGCCGTGGGAACGAACTTCATGGATGGTAAGCTCTACCTGTACACAATCGACGGAGAGCTGCTGTGGGAACACCAGTTTGCGACGACCGCAAGCCTGGGATGGAGACCTGAAGATGTAACGGCCGTAAAACTCGGGAATGACGTTGTGGCGGCCGGTACAGAATTCATGAACGAGTACGTTTACGTTTACACCCACAAAAGGAAGAGAGTATTTCAAAAAAGAGTTGCCGGGAGGGTGGAGGACTTCCTTTTCCTCAAAGACCGGATAATAGCTGGAACTGATCGGTACCTGTACGTTTTCAGCAGGAAAGGGGAGCCCAAATGGACTTTCAGCATCCCGGTGAAAAAACTGGTGGCTTTTGGAAATGGTGTGATCGTGCTAAATAGGAATGAAGCGATATTATTTGAACTGAACAATAATGTGACGGAGATATGGAGAATCCATGCCAGCAACCCGGATGTCAGCGCTGGGAGGGAGTTTGTACTTTTATCGTCCGGAAATCTGCTGAGATGTATAACTAAGGATGGCGAAGTCCTGTGGGAAAAAACCCTTGATGCCCCGGCAGTGAGTCTGCACTGCGAGGACAGGATGTACGTCGGTGCGAAGAATACCATACTTGTTCTATCCGAGAATGGTGAAACTGAAGAAAGGCTCAAAGTTGACGGTGTGCCTCTGAAATTCGGGGATGGGCTGGTTGCCGTGAGTAACAAAAGCCTGTCACTGTACAGCTTACACTGA
- a CDS encoding putative sulfate exporter family transporter: protein MGDEKKCPKCGESMAKLEDLWRCAACGFEEEIRVEVVRGWQTLWKTEDWWAVWMAFIVIILAAALYYTGGTLKPLAVYPPKWSFTPEGYAILGQHFAAKAGWYFANFIFWLVVFTISSAILGFKPSEFVPAFIFVYIFSVLIAVFSANETAHHYNLEAPLFALIVGLVIGNMNILPRWMDAGFRVEYYIKTGIVLLGATLPFTLIIYAGPVAFIQATVIAVSTFVTIYLVGTKVLGMDRRFASVLGAGGAVCGVSASIAMSAAVRARKEHAAMGITTVIVWAIIMIFALPLISRALVLHPGVAGAWIGTSEFADAAGFAAAAAYGSIFANLPPNAIVFGTGQTVAQAIAHAKSLGVDVDDIAIRTFTLMKVIGRDIWIGLWAFVMAIIATTRWEVEETGQKPSAMEIWWRFPKFVLGFFVASLFITILTVGVPMDVYTSQMKPLLVAPIKTMRTWTFIFTFFSIGLTTRFRELAATGKNPWIAFSSGAIVNVILGALMSIFVLGWYWSTAGWGG, encoded by the coding sequence ATGGGTGATGAGAAAAAGTGTCCGAAATGTGGAGAATCAATGGCAAAACTCGAAGATCTCTGGAGATGCGCCGCATGCGGTTTCGAGGAAGAGATCAGGGTCGAAGTGGTAAGAGGATGGCAGACTCTCTGGAAAACAGAGGACTGGTGGGCAGTGTGGATGGCCTTCATCGTAATCATACTGGCGGCGGCACTGTACTACACAGGAGGCACACTCAAACCACTGGCGGTATATCCCCCCAAGTGGAGCTTTACACCTGAGGGATATGCAATACTGGGGCAGCACTTTGCAGCAAAGGCAGGGTGGTACTTCGCCAACTTCATCTTCTGGCTGGTGGTGTTCACAATAAGCAGTGCGATTCTGGGATTCAAACCTAGCGAGTTTGTGCCTGCGTTCATCTTCGTGTATATATTCTCTGTATTGATAGCCGTGTTTTCAGCAAACGAAACAGCGCACCACTACAACCTGGAAGCGCCACTGTTCGCACTGATCGTGGGTCTGGTTATAGGCAACATGAACATACTGCCGAGGTGGATGGATGCGGGGTTCAGAGTGGAATACTATATTAAGACCGGTATCGTCCTGCTCGGTGCGACGCTGCCGTTCACCCTGATCATATACGCCGGACCAGTGGCCTTCATACAGGCGACGGTAATAGCGGTTTCAACATTCGTGACAATATACCTCGTAGGAACGAAGGTTCTGGGAATGGACAGGCGCTTTGCATCGGTACTTGGAGCTGGAGGAGCTGTCTGTGGTGTTTCGGCATCAATTGCGATGTCGGCTGCGGTTAGGGCCAGAAAAGAGCATGCTGCAATGGGTATCACCACGGTCATCGTCTGGGCCATAATCATGATCTTCGCACTTCCGCTCATCAGCAGAGCTCTTGTCCTCCATCCGGGTGTTGCGGGAGCGTGGATCGGAACGTCTGAGTTTGCAGATGCAGCAGGATTTGCTGCGGCTGCTGCGTATGGCAGCATATTCGCCAACTTACCGCCAAACGCCATTGTTTTCGGAACAGGACAGACCGTTGCGCAGGCAATCGCTCATGCAAAGTCTCTTGGCGTTGATGTTGATGACATAGCCATCAGAACCTTCACACTGATGAAGGTTATAGGCAGAGATATCTGGATCGGTCTCTGGGCCTTCGTGATGGCGATCATTGCCACAACAAGGTGGGAAGTGGAGGAAACCGGGCAGAAACCGTCAGCAATGGAGATCTGGTGGAGATTTCCAAAGTTCGTCCTCGGTTTCTTCGTGGCATCTCTGTTCATAACCATCCTGACAGTCGGAGTGCCGATGGATGTCTACACAAGCCAGATGAAACCTCTGCTCGTCGCACCGATAAAAACAATGAGAACATGGACGTTCATATTCACGTTCTTCAGCATTGGTCTTACAACGAGATTCAGAGAGCTTGCTGCAACGGGCAAGAATCCGTGGATCGCATTCTCCTCAGGAGCAATAGTGAACGTCATACTCGGAGCCCTGATGTCGATCTTCGTGCTCGGCTGGTACTGGTCAACAGCAGGCTGGGGCGGCTGA
- a CDS encoding YeiH family putative sulfate export transporter, whose protein sequence is MLDTIKMPDLAKELAVSKTDVLIILLLFSCGVVAYIINIYDPAFEPLFLALVFGIIAGNIQDDEKKKSTAEKSLAVLLPVGITLYGLNINIPYLGEFKPEVVVATLFVASIIFISIIWLSKLLRINKQFSLLLACGSSICGVSAIAIISPLLKPRKEDFSAAIMIITAVGLTGAIIYPGIAHFTGITPEDYAVLAGATLHQTGLVKISSQFLGVENEALAVKGIRIAMIALVALILSIMYSESRFYVPWYVVSFLGVALFATTYLPSEIVETLRPVATVVFSTTLAAIGYTVNLRRVQRVGIRPLLVAYGGWGIGVAVLGLLMGSGVV, encoded by the coding sequence ATGCTTGACACAATAAAAATGCCCGATCTTGCAAAAGAGCTGGCAGTCAGCAAAACTGATGTACTCATCATTTTGCTCCTATTTTCATGTGGGGTTGTAGCTTACATCATAAACATCTACGATCCGGCATTTGAGCCGCTTTTCCTCGCCCTTGTTTTCGGAATAATAGCCGGAAACATACAGGATGATGAAAAAAAGAAGTCGACAGCCGAGAAATCTCTGGCGGTTCTCCTGCCAGTCGGTATAACGCTCTACGGACTTAATATCAACATCCCCTATCTGGGTGAATTCAAGCCGGAGGTTGTCGTGGCAACATTGTTCGTTGCATCAATAATTTTTATCTCAATTATCTGGCTTTCAAAGCTGCTCAGAATTAACAAACAGTTTTCTCTCCTTCTTGCATGTGGAAGCAGTATCTGTGGTGTTTCGGCAATAGCCATAATCTCCCCTCTACTGAAACCGAGAAAAGAAGATTTTTCGGCTGCAATTATGATCATAACCGCTGTTGGACTAACCGGAGCAATAATATATCCGGGGATTGCGCATTTTACTGGTATAACCCCAGAAGATTATGCAGTTCTCGCCGGAGCAACGCTACACCAGACCGGACTTGTCAAAATTTCCTCCCAGTTTCTTGGTGTCGAGAACGAGGCACTGGCTGTGAAGGGGATAAGAATTGCAATGATAGCCCTTGTCGCACTCATCCTGTCAATAATGTACTCTGAAAGCCGGTTTTATGTCCCGTGGTACGTTGTCAGCTTTCTGGGAGTTGCCCTCTTTGCCACAACCTACCTGCCCAGCGAGATTGTCGAAACTCTCAGGCCTGTGGCAACAGTGGTTTTCTCAACAACCCTTGCTGCCATCGGGTATACCGTAAACCTCAGACGGGTGCAGAGAGTAGGAATCAGACCTCTGCTCGTCGCATACGGTGGGTGGGGTATTGGAGTTGCGGTACTGGGACTGCTAATGGGGAGTGGTGTCGTATGA